The Planctomycetaceae bacterium genome includes the window TGTCCCCCGCAGGTTGAGCTATGTTTTCATTTGGAATCGGCTGTCGACCGCAGCAATTCTACCGACGATGTCAGTGGCTCCGGACGAGCATGACCGGGATGGGCGTTCGCGTGTCAAAGAGACGTCACCGGCCATCAGCCGACTCTCAGCAAGAGCGCGATTCAAACCGCGCAACATCACGAACCTACACGAGTACTACCGTTGCCAAATAACAACAAAGATCAGCCGGTTGCCGCGACTGATTCTCCATTGTGTGCGCAGCCCATCGGCAATCCGGCTGCATCTGTTTGTTATGCGAAACTAGAGCCAGCACAAGCTCCAAACGGTGCTGTCGATGAGGTAGGAGGCCCACTGTTCTAATGTATCAACCTCAGATGAAGAATTGATAGTACACTGTGCGTATGACCTGATATCGGCCGCCAAGCGGCATGCCGACTCCCACTCCGTTGGGCGTGATTTTGGAATTACTTCGATGATTCGGGGCACTATCGCAATGATGTCCGCCCCATATCGTTCGTGTAACCAGGTAAGAAAAGCCGTATGGACCTGTGGCGGAATGACTCCGTCGTCTGTAGCAAAGAATGTGTATGCGGGGATTTCACAGGGCTTGGGTGTGGGACAAAAGAGGACACTGACGCAGGATGGGATAGTAAGAGCCTTTGTGTCGGGATCCCAAGTGCGAATGGACAGAGGAGAGAATTGTGCTGCCATTCTTTCTTCTGGTGGCAGGGGTGAATGATCCGATGGGGTGAAGGTCCATGCAGGGAACCTGAGAATGCCCTCTGCCCAATCGTACATCACTTTTGCCAGGCCATTCTGCCCGAGGGACTCGTAGTGCTTTGCCTCGGCCAGCTTGAGGTCCGACTGAAGTTGCCGATCTCGTGTATGATTAAGCCATTTGTCAAATGGAAGTTCGTTCGCAGCGGCGAT containing:
- a CDS encoding DUF4253 domain-containing protein, with protein sequence GWTPILVGESICGVNHAINQFADYATQASASVPADFNARLLFRSADESIAAANELPFDKWLNHTRDRQLQSDLKLAEAKHYESLGQNGLAKVMYDWAEGILRFPAWTFTPSDHSPLPPEERMAAQFSPLSIRTWDPDTKALTIPSCVSVLFCPTPKPCEIPAYTFFATDDGVIPPQVHTAFLTWLHERYGADIIAIVPRIIEVIPKSRPTEWESACRLAADIRSYAQCTINSSSEVDTLEQWASYLIDSTVWSLCWL